AAGTAGATAACTCTGGGAACCTGTTTTGTCCATGTCCATGTTACACACTGTGGACACCATgctgaaaaataaacaagatccAAAAAGTTGAGTATAAGACCTAATGACCAGCTAACACCATGGTGTGTTAAAGGCTACCTTATGAAGATTGGAAATTCTGGAAGTAATACAGGAAAAAACATCATGAATGCACCATTGAAGATTTATTCtctgtcaggcatggtggtgcatgcttctaatcccagtgactcaggaggctgagtcaggaggatcaaagtttaaAGTCATCCAcaaaaatttagtgaggccctaaacaacttagcaagtcaCTATCTCAAATAAAAGCCAGAAATGTCtatggatatggctcagtggttaagcacccttgggttcaatccataggactaaaaatatttttttttctcagatttggCTCcacaataaaattatgaaaacagccttatttgataaatattttcacatatgaatataaatcatgactattttagtaaaataaataagtaaatatcaaGACATATGTCatgatatttacttatttatttctaaagttaTATCTCATGGAACACATGAGAATTCTCAAGAATTTCTCATCCAAAGATGGGAATATTATGAGAATGTTCAGaaatgacaaaggaaaaggaTTGAATTTCATAGAGATCAGAATGTGCAAAAAATAATGATTCAGTGAAATTGTATGCAGGAGtcaaaatcaaagaaatggaaatgcaaGAATAAAGGAGAAGGAGCAAGTTCTGCTTCCAGAATCTGATAAAGAATCTCAGATTCTGACTTGGAGGCTCTGAGCTCTGCAATCAGGGGCACTTATTCAGTCTCAATACAATTGAcacttttatctttctctctcagaTTCTTCTCAGAGCACTCTTGAGGTCCTTGTTCCTCagactgtagatgaaggggttcagcatgggggtgaccacagtgtacatcacAGAAGCAGTTGCAATGGAGTGTGAGTTTTGGGTCACAGCAGAACTGAGGTACACACCTAGGCTTGTGCCAAAAAATAAGGAGACCACAGAGAGGTGAGatgcacaggtggagaaggctttgtacttgCCCTGAGCTGATGAGATTGCATGGATGGAGGACACTATTTTGAAGTAAGAGTAAAGGATGCCAACGAGGGGGCCACCAGCCAGAAATAGAGCAGCAAAATATATCACCACCTCATTAAGAAAGGTGTCAGAGCAGGCACGCTGAACCACCTGGTTAAGTTCACAGAAAAAGTGTGGAATTTCCAAGTCTGTGCAGAAGGACAGCTGCAACACCATTAAGCTTTGTAACAATGCATGTAAAAAACTCACAACCCAGGACACCAGAACTAGCAATCCACAGAGCCTGTGTTTCATGATGACCATATAGtgcagggggtgacagatggccacaaaccgatcataggccatcacagtcaAAAGGAAGACATCCAACCCAACAAAGAGTACAAAAAAATGAATCTGGGTGATGCAGGCTGCATAGGTCATGACCTTGCTCTGTGTctggatgttcaccagcatcttggGGATGGTGGTAGAGGTGAAGCATATGTCCACAAAGGataggttggagaggaagaagtacatgggcgtgtGCAGGTGAAAGTCTAACATgacagccaggatgatgagcaggttccccagcacagtgaccaggtacatggacaggaaaaGGCCAAAGAGGAGGGGCTGCAGTTCTGGGTCCTCTGCAAGTCCCAGAAGAAGGAATTCTAAAAGGTGAGTATCATTCCCTGATTCCAAATGCATGTGACTaccagaaattagaaaaagagcaTAAGTAATTTTCCCATAGACAGGTATTACATCATTGAAGTTAGACAATACATATCTTGCtgtaaagaaattaattttaggaatgggtgtgtagctcagtggaggagtgcttgtctaacatgtgcaaggcccatgATACCATCATTAGCctcacaataaacaaaaagaaaaaaaaaacaatggaaaaaatataattagtttCTACAGAACGTGCATGTGTCGTGTCCCCCTAAAGGATGCTGTGCCATCTCTGTTGATGAATTCCACTTTTACACTCACGGTTTTACTAGGAAGTCATGTATTTCAGAATTCTAAAGGGAACATTAATAGTGCCTTTAGAAGTATAAAAGGAGCACCCCTGATGTGCACTCTGGTGGTTCCTGTAATTTGCTACAGTGAACAGAGCATCAGTAAACATGGAAGGACAGATATATCCTACTACACGTATTTCATTTCCTCTGACTATATCCCAATACTTTGATTGCTGCATCATGTGatatctacttttaatttttatagaatgtccgtattgttttccataatgacttcATTAATTTGCATTCCAAACAACTCTGAATAAGGAGTATTTTTTCCTCCACATACTCACTGGCCCTTATTATCTTTGAACATTTTATAATAGACCGTCTAACTGGAATAAGATATTATTCTATGGCAACTTGATAATTGGCATTGAGTATTTTTCATATGgctattggccatttgtatgtgtATAGTTCACAGTGGAATAATACTCAGCTGTTTATAAAAGATTAAATCCTTTCATCGAGGACAACCTGGATGAACCTGGGGGACATTATGTgaactgaaataagccaggtacaggAACACTAAAGCTGCATGACATCATCCATAGGCAGATTCTGTAAAAGATGATGTCACAGAAGTGCAGCAGAGCAAGATGGTCACCAGAAGCTGAGGAGCGTGGTGGGGACAAAGGGATTTAGAGAAGCTTCTCAAGGTGAGCAACAAACACACAATTAGAGAAGAGGAATGACTTCTGGTGTTGTAATGCACTGTAGGAaattataattaacaataatatattacatattttaaaatagttagaGTGGAGGATTCAATGTTCCACCACAGAGAAGTGTTAAATGTTTCAGGTGATTAACTAATTACACTTATACAATTATTACACAATTTATAAATTCATGGAAATATAAAGTTATACTAATAATGTTGTATAATTAAgtcattaaatataaagaaacaacTAATTATTGAGTACCAACTCCGTTCCAGGCATTGTATTAGTAATCTCTATGAGGTTAAAAAAAGGCTCCATTAtccaaagagagggaaagaacatAAGCAAAAATGGTTAAAATCACTTAATATGTCCCATGGTGATGGgtactaagaggaaaaataaagagtaGAGAGGTAAGTTGTACTTTTATACCAGTTCAGGGAAAACAAGCAGGAAAAGGGGCATCCAAACAGAGACCACAAGGAAGGCAGGGCAGGAGCCGCAAGTCATCCTCAGTGGTGTGGTCTTCACTGGGGAACAGTCATTCCTGAGGAACATGCTTGTTTTGGAAAAACAAGGCTTAAAAGAAAGCCCTTGGCCACAGAAGGATCAAGTAGGAGAGTGATAAGATGGTGTCAGAGAATGTTGAGGAATGATCTGGCCTCATTGCTATTTGAGGCTACAAGGTACAGGGAGTCCTTCATCCATACCCTGAACCTCTTATCCCCTTAAATGTACTGCAAACACATTCTGTGA
This genomic interval from Marmota flaviventris isolate mMarFla1 chromosome 1, mMarFla1.hap1, whole genome shotgun sequence contains the following:
- the LOC114107902 gene encoding olfactory receptor 7A10-like; translation: MYLVTVLGNLLIILAVMLDFHLHTPMYFFLSNLSFVDICFTSTTIPKMLVNIQTQSKVMTYAACITQIHFFVLFVGLDVFLLTVMAYDRFVAICHPLHYMVIMKHRLCGLLVLVSWVVSFLHALLQSLMVLQLSFCTDLEIPHFFCELNQVVQRACSDTFLNEVVIYFAALFLAGGPLVGILYSYFKIVSSIHAISSAQGKYKAFSTCASHLSVVSLFFGTSLGVYLSSAVTQNSHSIATASVMYTVVTPMLNPFIYSLRNKDLKSALRRI